A segment of the Bacillus pseudomycoides genome:
TTCCATCATTGCATCATATAGAGTTGCTAATTCATAATCTAACTCTAATCTTAGCACCGGAATTCTTTTTTCAGCATCTGTTCTCTTTAACGCGTTAATCACCTGTCTCATTTTTATTGCCTCCTCCCAATATTCGTCTGCCCTCGGACTAGAATTAACTTAATTTTCTGATTTTTTGTTTTATACTATATTATGTTGGATAAATCATCTATGCAACAAAATTATATTTTTTTACTGAAATTTTTTTGTACTGTTTTTTTTATGAATCGTACAAGCTATGCTAAAATTAAAAACAAACTAGGAGTTGGAGGAACTATCATGACATTACAAACATTTAAATCAACTGACTTTGCTGTCTTTACAGTTGATGGTCTCGAAGAACGAATGAATGCTATTAAAACGAATATTCATCCTAAATTTGAAGCTCTAGGTAAGCAATTTTCACATTATTTATCAGAACAAACTGGTGAAACTTTTTTCTATCATGTTGCAAAACATGCTCGACGTAAAGTCAATCCACCAAACGATACTTGGGTTGCTTTTTCAACAAATAAACGCGGATATAAAATGCTGCCACATTTTCAAATTGGTTTATGGGGTACTCATGCTTTCATATACTTTGGTTTAATCTATGAGTGTCCACAGAAAGTGGAAGCGGCTCACGCCTTCTTAGAACATTTAAATGATTTAAAAACAAATATACCAAATGACTTCGTTTGGTCCATTGACCATACTAAACCAGCTGTAAAACTACATAACTCACTTGAAATAACTGATTTACAAAAAATGATTGAACGCTTAGCAACTATAAAAAAAGCCGAGTTACTAGTTGGTATTCACATCACACCAGAAGAGTTCTCAACACTTACTAATGAACAATTTCTTACGAAGATCCAAACTACGATGCACTCACTCCTTCCTTTATATAAAATTTGCAATCGATAGTAGAAAACGGACAATATATATATTGTCCGTTTTAAGTTGTTATACCATTATAGCACCTTGAATTTTATTTTTCAAAATATTTTTACATTTTAACAATCTTTTGTTCTTCCACTTCTTTCGCTCTTTGAATTGCCCGATATATTGAGTAGCCACTTACTTCTTGAAACTCTTTATCAATTTTCTTTTCTTCCGCTTTCGACGGCACAATTTCTTTAAAGCGACGATATAGTCTCATCAGTTCTTCTCTCATGATACCTTTCTCATACGCCTTTTCAATTGCCTCATAGAATGTCACGATTGCAA
Coding sequences within it:
- a CDS encoding YktB family protein yields the protein MTLQTFKSTDFAVFTVDGLEERMNAIKTNIHPKFEALGKQFSHYLSEQTGETFFYHVAKHARRKVNPPNDTWVAFSTNKRGYKMLPHFQIGLWGTHAFIYFGLIYECPQKVEAAHAFLEHLNDLKTNIPNDFVWSIDHTKPAVKLHNSLEITDLQKMIERLATIKKAELLVGIHITPEEFSTLTNEQFLTKIQTTMHSLLPLYKICNR
- a CDS encoding UPF0223 family protein encodes the protein MEYQYPLDYDWSNDEMVAIVTFYEAIEKAYEKGIMREELMRLYRRFKEIVPSKAEEKKIDKEFQEVSGYSIYRAIQRAKEVEEQKIVKM